Genomic segment of Capra hircus breed San Clemente chromosome 13, ASM170441v1, whole genome shotgun sequence:
TTGTGTTATGGGCCTGAGACCTGCTCTCTGGCTTCGACTATCGCAGTAGCCACTTACCCACTCCTGTTTTCTCCCTTTCGTGGCTTCCAGAGAGGTTTTTCTGAATCACACCTCTCTGCTCAGAGTCTTCCGTAGGAGGATCAAGTTCAAACCCCCCAGGCTGGGAGTCAGGTCTTTCCTTATTCTCCTCTGTGCCCCTCAGGCTGCTTCAGCCTATAGATCTCAGCCATCCCATACACTCCATGCCCTTTTGAGATGTTACAGCTTTGCTGCCAGTGACTTCCCACGCCCTTCTTCTACACCTGGAAAATTCCTGCAGCCCTTCAAGGTGTGACTCCGATGCTTTGTTCCCCAGGTAGAATGACTCCCTCCTCAGGACTCCCACGCTCACCTACCCATCACTTGTGCCAGACTGTTTAGTAATTGTCTGCTTCTTTGCTTCCACGAGAACAGTAGAGCCCTGAGATCAGGGACCTCTGCATTATATTCTTTCTGGTGTTGTTTCATAGTTCCTAGTTAGGCACAGAGGAGGCACTCTATATTTATTGACACTTTGTTGGAACATGAACTggaaatgaaagggaagaacATTGATGAATGGAGCAAAGGACAAAAGCAGAAACATGTATGGAAGAATAAGTGGAGCGATGGATGGATCGGTGGACAGATACATATAAGGAAATGTGGACAGAATATGATGGAGGGAAAATGGAAAAAGGGGAATATAAGTGGATAGATGAATagatgaaaaggaaatagaaggaaagagagataaAATAATTGATGGATATAAGAGAAACTGGAAAGATGAAAGATGATGGagggatagatggatgaatggatggaaagaaaatggataaaataatgaaagaaggaagagaggatggTTGGGTAGAAGGATGAATGGGCGAAAGGGTTCATGTGTGGACAGGAGGATGAGTGGATgaatggaaggaaagaagggtCTCTTACTATTGTGTGGGAAGATGAATGGTGGAGAGGTGTGTACAGATGACATAGAGATAACAGaatgggagaaggaaagaaaaagaaaactataaatatgGATGGAGGATGAATGGATacaaggaagggagaggggaacattaggtggatggataggtgggtgggtggaaAGATGAGGAGAAAGATAACAGTAAGGGAGATAAGGAGGAcatatgaatggatggatggatgggtggattaCCACCTGCCAAGGTGAGAATGCTGTACCCTCTTGTGCTAGAAGATGGTAGGACATTGGGGTTACAATGTATCTTCCAGCAGTTGTTTTGAATACTCTTCTTCCAGATAAGTCTATGTATGACAGGGACAAATGAATGAGTTTTATAAGTCTGTGTTTCAGTCAACTTAACCTCTTGTCCTGCCTTCTCATCGCCAccactctccctctctcttgATCAGATGTCCAGTCCTTTGGCTTGTTTAGGAACCTCCACTCTCCTTTCTCCAGGCTGCCCACATCATCTGAGCCGTATTACTGCCTGGACTTTCAGGTATGAGCATCGAATGGTGGCCCCACAAGTCCTCCTTCCTCTCCACGTTTGTCCTCTCATCTGTCAGATCAGGGTGATTATCATACCTGTATAAAGTTATCCTAGGGGCTCCCcaggggcgctagtggtaaagaaccacctgccaacgcaggagatgtaagagactgcggttcagtccctgggtcgggaagatcccctggaggagggcgtggcaacccactcagtattcttgcctggacaatcccgtggacagggagcctgacgggctgcagtccgtaggtttgccaagagttagacacgactgatgtgacttagcatgtacaacATAAAGTTATCATAGATATCACTTCCAAGACACACATTTTCCCCACATTGTAACATTTCTAAACTTGGCGTGTGTCCCATATTCAATGGTATGCCAcagtcaattaaaaaattttcttgcTGGCACATTGAATAATCATCAATGATATTCTGGCGTGCACGAAATATAGTACAATGACTAGATGAGAAGATATCTGTGTCCAGTGCAGAGGAGGAACTAAAACACTAGCGGTTTACTCCTCTTTGCCCTTGACCTAACTATTTAAAACCATCAGGTTAGTTACTTGGCATGACAATATGTGGGGACCCGAGGATGGAGAAGCAGTCCATGGGGGCCTCAAAAGCATTCTTCCCCTCCGAGCTTCTTTTAATCATTAACATGATACTGCCAACTCCCCTTCCCCCACTAATGGGAAGTCCTGAATTATGGGAAATGTGCTTTGCTTCACAAGTAGAAATTTCAGGGGTCTCGGGATCAATAGCCCCTGTGCCTGCCAGCGCTCAGCTGTTCAGGAGAAGAGTCAAAAGTCCAGATTTTAGGAAGAGTTCTGCCACCCCGTCTAACCTGGGCAAATTCATTCACACCACTgagccttctcttctctatctgtGGTCCTTATATTGcaaggttgttgtgagaattaaatgagagatGCAGCTCTTTGGCACAGTAGGTGCTCGGTTAATGTGGGCTTTCTGGTTTTTCCCAGGACAAACACTTCCCGGCCTCTTATATTAGCTGGCTCATTGAACCtaactttttttcttctcatatctAGCCCTACTACTATCTCCCAATCCCCccacccttcctccatcttcacgtTGAactgttctttctcaagaatcCTGAAAGCAGGTGTAAAATCTTGGGACCATGGACAGCCCACCGGGCATAGATTCTGTGCTTTGATCAACACTGAGCACTAAgctggcttcctgggtggcaaaTCCCCAGGGACCAGTGTCACGGTAGGGATCCCGAGACCGCCCACtgcagtgatggtggtggtgggagtcCAGGCTGCCATGTGCCACAGAGACTCTTGCTAGAGACAGGTGTGTGGAGCAGCCCATGCTATAGTGGTGAGTGTGAGTGGGTCCCGGGGGCAGCCCACATCAGAGTCACCAGTGTCAGCCCGGGGCTCCTCAACTCCATGGTGAAGAGATTTGTCCTGAGATTCCCGGAGTCACCTGCTCCATAATGATAAATCTTTTAGTGaaattgctgattttttttttttttttttactccatgaTGATCAGTATTATAGGATTCCTAGGCTATGTCACCAAATAGGGAAGACTACTATGATGGATTCCTAAAATATTTCGCTCTGGTGGTCAGTTCATTGAAGTATCTCATTCCATTAGTTTTCTAGGCCAGACCCTTTCCTTGGAGGCTGTTCTTTGTGTTGTGGTCCAGTCCCCACCCTATCCCACTTAATGGTAAAGGACACTGAGGTGAGAATCTTAGGATATTTCACTCATGTATTGTGAGAAGCTTTCCAGTAGAGCCAACTGGTTTCTGAGTCTTAAAGGAATttgttggacttctctggtggtccagaggttaagaatccgccttccaaagcgggggacatgggttcgctccctggtgggagaactaagaggTCACAGGTcccaggacaactaagcccatgtgtccaAACTAAAGGGCCCCGGCACCATAACTACGAGCCGACGTGCCATAAAGCCCGTGCTTTACAACAGTTCCCAGATCACGCCACAAGGGGGAGCCATGATGCTGCAAATTCATGTTTCTTACACTGACGGTCATTTGTATAAAGCAGCATATTCTTTTATGCCGGGCTCTAttctgggcagaggaacctggccggctCATGGCGTCCATGGGGTTCAtagcggttcatggggtcgctaagagttggacagcacTGAGACTAAACAGCACAGCCCTGTTCTGGGCACTTGGTCTTGatcttgtttcattttcaaaGCTTGACTTCAAGTTCAATATCCTTAGCTCCATCTTAAAGATGGGAAACACAGTCTCAGAGAAGTGATGTAACTAAACGTGTGGCTGGGAGTCCGAAATCTTGGGGTCAGACCCCAATTCTTCAGCCTAGGGGACACAACCTTAGTctccccctttgaaagacaaggATAATAATAGCAACATTATGATAGTTAATTGAccttgcgtgcatgctaagtctctcagGAGTGTcccaccctttgcgaccctatggaccatagcccacaaggctcctctgtctgtaggattctccaggcaagcatcctggagtggattgccatcccctctccaggtgatcttcctgacccagggatcgaacctgtatctcttatgtttcctgcattggcagatgggttctttactgatAGACCTTGGCTGTTTATTTTATGCCCAGTCCTGTGCTGTGCTCCTTACACGGACCATTCCGTGTATTCCTCACAACCATCCTAGGAAGTGGCTGTTAGTATccctgttttgcagatgaggaaacggagtCTTAGAGAGACTGCCTGGCCCACTCCCACACAGCTGGAAGGAGGCAGAGTgagttcgaacccaggtcttccggtGAGAGCAAGAGGAGCTGGAAGACAGGTGTGTTAGGGCCTTAGGGAGGAGAGGTGCCCTGAAGGTTCTCCTTCCTGCCACGTCCATGCTGAGTCCCCCATGTTGCTCTGGCCTTTTCCCCACTGGTGCTGCAGGGAATTGGGATTCATGAAGCTGGGCCCCTTCACCACCCCCTGGTTCTACAACTCCCCCTGGGAGGAGGGACTCATAGGGTGGCAGCCAGCAGACCACGTCCTGGAGGTGTCAGGCTGGGGCATTGAGACCCGCAGTGACGGGAGGGTCCCAAGCCCCCAAGGGTCTCCCCACACCCCGCACACCGCGCATAAAGTGACCTCAGAGCCCaggcctctctcctctcctttgtgCCCCTGGGGCCCCGGCCTGAAGACACTCTGACTGTGGTGGCTCTCAGGGCCCTTCTGGCCCAGGGATACACGTGACAGCCTTTGTTTTGTCAATCTCCTTTTGCCAGCACATCTCTGTGAACAACCCGAGAATCCCCGTGGGCGCGGAGGAGAGTCACGTGGAGCCAGATGGGGTTACAAAGAAGGAAGAGCAAAGGGGTCAGAGCGGCCTTCGGTTCTTGCGAAAGTATCTGCGGGGCCCTCAACACCCAAAGCCCCTGGCCCAGAATCAGTGATCCCGGGAGGCCTCCAGATGCCAAAGGACCCACAGTGGGAGGCTCTCAGGAGAGAACCCCACCACGACTTTCCTTCCTTCAGGCAGCGAATAGATTCAGCTCACATCTACGTGAATCTGATTTATGCAAATCTGAAACAGTGTCCTGCAAAATACGAATGAAGTTTCACGTTGTGAACAGAAAGTtaatttttctcattgttaagAACGCACAATGGAACACGCTCCAGGCCCTCCTTTATGGAAAAATCAAGGTCCCTCCCTCAAGTCCACAATCCCTCCAgttttctcctcccctccctctaccGCTTCACAGCCAGTTTCCCCAGAGCGGGGGTTTCTCAGCCTGGAACAGCCTTCTCAGCCCCGGACTCTTGTAAAAATGCAGCGTCTGGTCAGTTGGTCCGGGCTGCCGCCTAAGATTCAACGTTTCCTCAAAACTTCCTGGAGAAGCTGATACTGCTAGTCCACAGGTCACCCCTCAAGCAACACACTTGTTTGGGACACGTTCACACCTCCACCCACCCATTTTCACTGGTCACCCTACCAACTCAGCGCTCATCAGGCACTCAACAGTCTCCACGTGGAGGAAACCACGTGTCAGCCTCATCTTACTTGATCGCACTACAGACATCACTTCCTTCTCCTTGAAATCAGTCCTTCCCTCGGCCACGCCCCCTTGCCTGTTCTCCCACCCTGCTAAGCATTCTACCTCTGCCCCTTTGCAGGCATAATGTTTTCATATTGGCCAATCAGTGAATGTCTTCACCCCCACCACTGTGATTGGCTCAGAGCTTGGCATATGATCCCAGCTGGACCAATGGGGATCAGACCTAGACTTTTGAAGGGATAATAGGAAAGAGATAGTGCTCTTTCTGCCAGGGTTGTTAAGAGAGAAAGTGAGGCTGACGGCTTCTCTACTACCCTTTGGGGAGGGTCTGTTCGAGAATGAAGCCACTGAAGAAGAAAGCAGATCCAAGTCACAGAGAGAAACCGTCCAGAAACTTTCCTTTGAGCATTTGGATTCAGCCATGTCTGAAACCCTTTGACCTTTGAGTTAACATGAGTCAATGACTCCCTTTTACACTTAAGTCAGTTTGGGTTGTGTTTTCCGTTACAAATAACCCAATAATCCTGACAGATGCCATTGACAAGCAAATTTCAGCTCATTCTGTGTAAGCCATCCTGGGAAACAAGAGATGAATCTCAGACTTTAGCCTCCCAGAAttgaaagttgtgtgtgtgtgtgtgtgtgtgtgtgtgtgtgtgtgtgtgtgtagaaaagGAAGAGACCTATTCAAAAGCTATAAGGTAGAAAATTAAGAAGGGCCATCTGGGTGGATCAATGAGGATTTCATACGGGACGTGTTGTGAAGGATCGGGGAGATTTGCAGGGTGTGACATCCTTAGACCTGGGACTGAGAATGGGGAGCAGTTGATGGAAAGCAGGGCTGGGAAGGCAGAGAGAGGCCCTGGCGGGGcgcgggggggggagggggcggggcgggggtggtccAGAGAGATGAGAGGCCTGAGAGCGACAATGAGAGAGACCCCCGCAGACAGAGAGTTCTAGTGTCTCTGCATTTTCCTCCCTTTTAGTTCAGAAGGGGCCACTACATAAGGCTCCAGGACGATGTATTCTCTCTTTAATTCAATGCATTCCCAGTGCCTCCCAACCAGGATCAGCATCTGATGTTAGAGAGGAGGTTCAGAGAGCCGACTTGCCTAAAATCACCACCTCTAAGGAGCAGGGTCAGGAAAGAGACCCTGTCCTGGTTCTCAGTCTCAACCCTCCCCCCTCAGCAGAGTTAGCTTTTCTGAGCactcaccatgtgccaggcacaggaTCCACTGCTTTCAGACTTAGGTCTTACCTAATCCTCACACCAGTTTTAGCAAATGCACTATCATGAGCTCTACTTTGCAAATGAGGAATGGATGCTCAGAAAGTCCATGTAACTTgcgcaaggtcacacagctagtcagcAGCAGGGCTAGGATTCCAGCTGAGGTCTGGCTAATTGTCAAAAGCCCGTGGGAGACAAATATACTCACAGATGCCCCAAGTTTGGGGATTCTGCCAACATCGGTCTTTTGTATTATCTGTACTATCTCCAACTACATCATAATGTTGTATGGTTTCTTCGTTCAAGTCCCAAAATGCTCAGTTAAACTCAATTCAGTGTTTCTGAAAGGCTGTCCTCAGGACCAGGCTCTGCCAGGGACAGCAGCTAAGGCAGCAAGAGGGAAAATTCTGACCATTTGCATCAGGTTTTCAATGTACAGAACATGTTCAAGAACGTTACCTGCTTTGGGGAAAATAGTTGTCATGTTTGCCTGCAcctggtgaaagaggagagtgaaaaagttggcttaaaactcaacattcagaaaactaagatcatggcatctggtcccatcacttcatggaaaatagacggggaaacaatggaaacagtgacagactttattttcttgggctccaaaaccactgcagatggtgactgcagccatgaaagtaaaagatgcttgctccttggaagaaaaaccatgaccaaccttgatagcatattgaaaagcagagacatcattttgctgactaaggtccatgtagtcaaagctatggttttttcagtagtcatgtatgaatgtgagagttggactataaagaaagctgagcgccgaagaattgatgcttttgaactgtggtgttgaagaagactcttgagagtcctttggacagcaaggagatcaaaccagtcaatcctaaaggaaatccattt
This window contains:
- the LOC106502777 gene encoding uncharacterized protein LOC106502777 isoform X2; this encodes MHIINQQLSFLKHVQSFGLFRNLHSPFSRLPTSSEPYYCLDFQHISVNNPRIPVGAEESHVEPDGVTKKEEQRGQSGLRFLRKYLRGPQHPKPLAQNQ
- the LOC106502777 gene encoding uncharacterized protein LOC106502777 isoform X1, which codes for MHIINQQLSFLKHVQSFGLFRNLHSPFSRLPTSSEPYYCLDFQMRKRSLRETAWPTPTQLEGGRVSSNPGLPVRARGAGRQHISVNNPRIPVGAEESHVEPDGVTKKEEQRGQSGLRFLRKYLRGPQHPKPLAQNQ